The following DNA comes from Leishmania mexicana MHOM/GT/2001/U1103 complete genome, chromosome 8.
AAAGAGAACGCTTTGCCTGCCTATCTCGACAcaccgttttttttctgctccCTACACCTTCTGCACTGTGTGCGACGAGGTTGACCGCGTGAATAAATTCCGAGGCATAATAAACGAAAACGAAGCGCATATAGGCCTGTGATTGGGCTGCGTTTGGGATgagaagaaaagaaagagatCGTTCATGACCCACATCGACTGAAGTTCCTTCAGcgggaaagaaaaacggGCAGACAGAAAaaatgcacacacacacacacactcatgCACGACCACTCATGCACACCCTcagatgcacacacacacacacacatacatacatacagaCTCGATCGCATATGCACGCAAGGCTTTCTTGCTGGAGCATAACTGCACACAGAGAATGGGAGTTCCAAAACATCATCGAGGGACGAGATAgatagggagagagagggcgaatAGACCGAGGGGAgaacacacgaaaaaaaaaagcagaacCATATAGAGGAGCAAGACAAAGCGAAGCTAACGAAaaagaaggaaaaagaagggcAAACGCGTGGAAAAAATAAGAAGAGCTACAAAAACAAATATAAGCACAAATTAAAAAACAACAGCAACCACCACAACCAATGAAAAAAAGGAGACAAGGGAATTGGCGACGACGCCCATCACGAAAACACAGATCAGGTAAAAGGAGGGAAAGGTGGACAAaatcgaggagaagggagcaTGCGCAGAGAAACCCAGTAGAGGACGCACAACAAAAGCCACGAAACAAAAACcgaagagagcgagaagtgAAGGAAGCGGGATCATTCAAAGAAACCGAAAATACATCAAAAAAACCAAGGAGAGCACGCGATGGAATACGGTGGTTGAAAAGGGAGACGTcaaacaaacacacacacaagtgGAAAGGAAAGAAGAgcaaaacaaacaaaaagaaaacatgCGCGTACGTGCACAGCACaacgaaggagaagagaggtggCATCCACGagaacaacgaaaaaaaagaaggcgaaAGGGTAAACAAAAATTAGAGAGCGATCGACAATACGagcggtggggagggaggaagaacAAATtcaacgcagcagcaggacaCGAtacagaaagagagagaggagggggagggggagggcgaaggGAGCTGGAATCGATCGTTCAGCAGTCATGCAAAACCCCAACCTCAGAGAACGAAGGCGCCCGCGGCCATGTCTCAGACAACAGCAAAGTACTACGGCCACACCctcacgaaaaaaaagcaccaGTGAAGAGAACGACAGAACACAAAAAAGAGAAAGGAAacggcagagggggaggagacagTGTGCATGTCtagaggcagcagcggtgaaaACGCCATCGCGCTACTTAGGTGCTCTTCGCACGCAgatcaaaaaaaaaacaagcgagaaaaaaaggaggagagaggactAGTACTACTAATAGGTGATACCAGAGGCTACACAagcacgcgcagacacataccaaagaaaaacgcaagaaaagaaaaaagacacatgcagacacacacacacacacacacacacacgggcacacatAGGCATCCACGCAAACACaaagggaaaagagagagcgcacGCAACAATCGAACAAGGCAACCGAGAAGGAAATGTTTACCAAAAGAAAAACCGCAGCAACCGGCAGTATGTGTAGGCCACGTCCATGACTCTTCGCCGTTCTCCTGTGCTTTGCTTAATTCTTTGattttcccccttttttcttttggtcCGTATTggtttttgtgtgtgtgtgtcaaaGAAAGTTACCAGGTGAAGAGAAGGGGCGCGCGCgtatacacatacacatgtatcgccaccacccctcatcaccatcaccaccgcttCCGAGGGTGAGCCGGGAGAACggaaaagggaaagaaaaaggcgcgGATATCGTTTCCGTAGACACTGGCATACACAcgggagagagcagcagtgTGCGTTGGAATGTgtacatgcatgcatgcgtgtgtgtgtgtgtgtgtgtgtagccctctccttctctccttaCAGGAAAGTGAGGAGAGGAATTGAAAAGGCGGCAGCATCggtcaaaaaaaaaggatggCGTAAggaaagaaagggaaaaCAGGCACGAAACCACAAAGAAGCCAATCGCATGAGCAGAGAAGCATCTGTGTCTGCGGCGAATGCCGAGGCACGAAAAAGGTAGTGAGAAAGAGACTGAGAAGACGAAGAAGCACCcgccgaaaaaaaagagggagaaaaggagagcgaGCTGATCCCCTTTACACCAAAACAGCATCGAAAATGCAACGTGGAGACGCACGCTGTGGTACACACACGAACATTTATATTctatattatatatataaacAACAGAACCAAGAACAGACGGTTTCGATGCACACAGCGCGCATGCGACaaggagagacagagacgcATATACATACACGCGTCACGACCATCTTTTTGTTTTACATTTTACGACCACGAAAACAtagaaggagagagaaaacaagaaaagCAGGGATGCTGGCTAAGAGATGAGGGAGCCGAAAAACGCAGGAATAGAGGAGCAGCGGTTGTTGAAAGAGAAGTAAAGTACCGGAAcagcacaaaaaaaacaaatgGGTATGCTCGACAAGAGAGAAGTGAAGGCGTTGAAGCAGAGGAAAGCGCCTAGGGAAAGGAAGTGAGTGTAGCAGGACGAGGCTCAGCACCGCACGAAAAACGACAGAGATGTCATCTCCTCCCAGCGTCATTTTTGCATGCAGCGTCAACGCACCTCGTCTCCTGCTTCCATGTCTCCTTCCTCTTTTTCTGGCTCTTTTTGTTGTGCgcttcttctctgctgctccGTTGACGCCAGTATGGCGATGATCGGAAGCGCTGCGCTTCAGTGACGCACCGCCTTTCACCTCCGTGCCGGCGAACACCGTCCACCTATTTgtcgcacgcacatacgtgCTCTTTAAGATTCAGACTCATTTTTCCACTTCTTTTTTCGTTATTAGTGGCGTTGCCTGGCGCTGCCTTTATCCCTTTTTTAACGAATCCGTTCTTTTTAATCttttcgttcttttttttttgctgccCCTAACCGGTGAACAAAgttctgtgtgtggggagggggcgggaggCGGGACGGTGGAGGCGTCTTCCACACCAACGAGCCCTCTCTTCGCGTGCCAAGAAAAGCCGGTTCACTTCTCTGCTGAGTCCCTGCACACGTgagcgcacacatgcgcacacgcacacagagagagacagagagacggagagacggagagaaagGAATGAGAAAGAGCCTCTACAAGAAATTCAGAAATGAACGTGGCGAACTGGCACTGAAGGAAGAAGCACGAGAAACAAAAAATGGTCAGAGCGCAACACGcaggggaaaaaaaacgggaaAACCATGTACAGCAGCCACAACCACGATGGAGAAAAGGAGGAGAACGAGAAAGACCAAAGTGGAGTAGATGTAAAGAATGGAGTATGGGGCAAAAACGTGCGAAAAGCGCTGCAGTAGATGGTGTTGCTGGTGGTAGTCAATGAACCATGGGTGGAGCACATGTGAGTCGAACAGGGAAAATCGGCATACATCGTCAATGCTGCCTTAGATGGCGCTGCAAAAAATTCCGGTTGCCACAAAACGCAGGGGAAGAAGGATGCCAGACTGCTATCTAAGGCACAGCATgcaaagaaaagaaaaaaagcagcgccatcatcgGCAGGAGGCAAAGGCCACAGCAAACGATgagcgcaaaaaaaaaacaggaaaAACTGAACAAACATATCGCCAACGTACAGCAGAAGAttgagagagaaaaggaggttggtggtgggaggggaaggggtgggggcttCGTCTTCGGCATTCCGTTTTTGCGGCTTGTTGTTGTTAAACCCTCAGCGTAGCGCATTGGTTTTATTTCCTTATTTTGTTGTTGGCTCGAGAGCAATTACCCCTCCCTATggtagaaaaaaaagcgtcacgagcacacacacacacaaacacagagatagagagaggcgttgcacgcacgtgtacacgcatacacgcacgcgaaaagaaaggaaaaaaaacaagtaAAAAGCtcaacaagaaaaaaaaacaatgCACAAACACACATGCGCTCACGTTAGcaacgagaaaaaaaaacggaatCGCAGTGAGAGCCCATAGTTAacaaacacgcgcacgcttCATACACGCTGCTCAGCAAGGCAAGGATGTCTTGAGCGGACTGCACACTGCGCGACGCAGTACATAGTTCTCGCCCTTCGACGCAGAGAAAGACGGAAGCGCAAACCGAGGCAGAGatcgagagagaaagagagtgAGGCCAAGCAAAAGtggaaggaaaaaaaggaggaggagaagcacaGATAAGGTAAAACGAAAAAGACGAGAGAGACGCCAGAGACAGCGGCAGTAAAAGTGatgaagaagaagcgcaccGTAGCGGCAACACATGAAAAAtaaaaagagaaaaagaaagaaacacacacaaacacacacacacacacaaggaaaGGGGGCATCATCTCCTCCAGCGGTAGAGACGCTGAAGGGGGGCGCAGAAACAAACCCGAAAGGAGTACAATTTCGCCAAATTGGCCAGCGCCGTCCGCaatgtatatgtgtgtgtgtgtgtgtgtgtgttgtcaACCATGCACCTATTTCCCATTATCTAtgctcgttttttttcttcggtCTTCACCCTTTCCTTCTATTTCCTCATgcgctcgccctcgccctctctctctgttaACAAAACGTCACACACACTACCAGAGCACGAGATAGGAAGATGTGGCCAGTGAACTATAGTGAGAGAAGAAtaaataataataaaaatGACGGTGCTGACAAGACCGTAGCTGATAAAGAGGcgaaagagaggaggagggccaggggaaggggaagggaaagaaaaccaaaaaaaaagagtgcATCAACCTACGAATATAAAAGcagctgtgcagcagcatgaACAAGCCGCATCAGCGCGGGCAGATGCAGACTGTCGTGTTCAGTGCAAAACACGCTTAGGTGAAGCCAACCCCAACGAGAAAGTGAGAAGACACCATACATCGAAAACTGTTGAGACCTGAGCGTATTTCGAAAAACAAAAGTGAGGTACACCGTCAATCAAcgaaagaaagaaaacgaTAACCTCAGACCGAACACACAAGGCACCATAGACATGCGAAGTgcgcgaaaacaaaaaatgcgacgaggaagagagatACAAACACATATGGACACAGAAAGGGGCACTTGCGTACCCTGTCTCTTCTGTACTGGTGTCTGGGTGGGCGTaggcctgtgtgtgtgtgtgtgtgtgtgtgtcggtccATTCGAACCCTCCTCCAGTTGTTGGCTTCCATCACAAGCTTCGTAAAACACcagctgcagccggcgcTTTGGCACAGATGTTGCCCCACGGCACGTCATCGTCCTCGATACACGGCCCCATGGAGGGCATCGGCATCTCGTACATCAGTGtcgcggcgtgcgcgccgttCCTTGTTGGACCAAAGAAAGAGTATCCTCGCGCTTCGGCATCGgcgctcggcggcgccgcagtgcTGTGAGGCACGAGAGTCATTGGCGCATGTAGCCGGGGCGGCGCGGTGTTCGTGGGGTTGATAGCCCCGTTCACTGGGCTGTCCGTCGCAGAGAAAATCGTCGTCGAGACCGGCTCCCGCACACCACCAGGGCtgccgagctgctgcgacacCGAGAAGGGCGGCTGAGCGTGTGCCAGCTGGTGCTGTAGCGGCGACTGGTTCTGAAAGAGATCGCTAGCCGTCTTTGACACCGGCGCACCGGTTCGCAGCGGGTGTGTCGTGGACGCCGCTTTCATTTCGAAGATCGGCACTTGCTGTGGCGTCTGCTGAGAAGACTGCGGGTGAGGAGAGTAAGAATAGTAGCCGGGGACGAAAACGTTcgactgcggctgcagcggctggccctgcgcctctgcaaacacctgcggcagcgtcactGTCTGATAGTATTGCTGCACGGAtggaggcgcagccgccgcgtaGAAGGACTGCGACGGCTGCGACACCATCCTGTTTGCCCCCGTAAAGCCCTGGAGCCCGTTGGACACGATGACGTACTGACCAGGGGCTGAGGAAGCTGGTACCACTTGCTGCGCAACACCGTTGTTCGGCGAGGGTGAGACGTAGACGTACGCAGTGTTCCCGTTCGCATCGACCGTGGTGTGCAGCATGGGAGTCGCTGTGGTTGTCGGCGCTGAAACAGTGAAGGGCAGCGTCTGTTGCCCactcggcggcagcgaaggCGCGTGGCCCTCGTGAATAAAGATGGGGCTGTTGTGGCTGACATCCATCGACAGCGTTGGGGGCGAGAGCGTTGCCGAGGCTGGCGTGGAGAGAGGAACGGTCAGCGGTGAGACAGAGGCGGCAGTGGAGATGTGATTGCTCTGCATCATGACCGTCGCGAACGCCTTGGCGGTCGTGTTCGTCACGTTGCTCTCGCAGAAGCGCTGCTTTCGGTCAATGCGGTCACGGTTGTCCTCGGCCAGCTTCACCATGAGCGGGATCCCATCGCAGCTGTCAAACGGGCAAGTGTTGTGCAGCGTGCTCACCGCCTGCTCCGCGACGTCGTCTTCCTGGAAAAGAATGAAAGCAATGTTGCGCATTTGACTGGCCGGACGCGAGTTGTCGCCGTTGTCGCGGGCCGCTGCGGGGGCCGTGTCGCTATGCAGGGTGACGTTGTTGATGGATCCAAACTTGGAGAAGATCTGACGGAGATGACGCGCCGTCACGTCGAGAGGGATGTTGCGCACGAAAAGCTTGCGTATCTTGCGgcgagcgtcgccgcacgGGGTGCTGTCGTGCTCACGCTTTGCCCACTGAATGGAGATGGGACGGCCGTAGAGCTCACGTCCGTCGAGAGCCGCCATGGCCGCGCGGGCCTCGTCGTGGGTACTGTAGCGCACAAAGGCAGTGCCAAGGCTCTCACCGGTGTGGATGTCTCGCATGAGCGCGAAGGACATGATCGTGCCGTACTGCTCGAACAACTTGCGCATGTCATCTTCCGTCACAGCCGAAGCCAGCTTGCGCACAAAAAGGTTTGTCTGGCTGCGAGGGCCTTTCGGGTCCAGAGCGACAGCCTCGTACGATGGCGGAGCCGCAGAAACGGCGGTGGAGTTGCTGTTGCTAAAAGATATCGACATATCCTTCACGGGGGTGTCGAACGGCAAATGTGCAGACGTCGCGATGACCCCTGGCGGCGACACCTGCGACGGGGCAGCTGCAACAAAGTACATTTTTGGTTGTAAAGACCACCCTATCGACGAGCCTCCTGTTTAGCTTGGAAGTGTGCGCGGCGACGAGAGGAAGCGGATGTGTGAACGATATTGAGGGGGTGAAATAAAAGGCGAGAGGCACAGAGACCTCAAGATACacaaagggggagagaaagacagagagacgtAAGTCGCTCCAGTTTTCGTGTGAGGACGTCAAAGAAAAGCACGCGACAGAggagaaaaggaaaacgaaaaaaaaaggactCGAATCAACAAAGTATACGAGATGGCAGTTATAAGAGATGAGGGGAGATGGCGATCGGTGACGAATACGTTGTGTGCCTCCGTCCTCAGACGTTTTTATTGTCCCTCTGGCTTCCTGTGTGTATATCGATTAAGCCCGAAGAAGCCGAAGATGTGATATGTGTGCAACAAAGCAAAGATCAAGCTGAAGGAGAGCACCACAAGAAAAAGCCAAGAAGATGATCAACGGTGAGaaacaccaaaaaaaagaggaagaTGGTGATCAATCGCGCGCCGACCAAAGAAAGTGTGAGTGACACTACAACAACAAGACaataaacacacacacacacggaaaCAAGATACGTTGCTGTTATCGTttaggtgtgtgtgtgtgtgtgtgtgtggtgtaaTGTTTTAAGTTcggttgttgttgtttttgttttcttgttgGTGTGCTTCCTCGCAACGTTCACTTTGTGGGATAATCGCTAATTACGAACCTCGACTtccgcgcgcgtgcgtgtgtgtctttttcGAGTACCGGTTCGTTCACCCTCTGCTCTTCTGTGAAAGAGAAACTGAAAGCGACCGACTACGTTTCCTACAACGAGGCAGCGAGACCAGTGACCAGAGCgcacagggggaggggaaacGTGTAAATAAAGTTTTTAAAAAATGAAGACGTGTAAGAGAAGCAAAGCCAAATCCGAAAAGTGGAcgaacacacaaacacacacgcacacacgcacacacgaataAAACAAGCtgaaagaagaggagggaagaaATCCAGTGTGGCACGTGAGAAAAATTCAAgtaaagaaaaaagagagaggacgaaaaaaaaaagcgcagAGAATAAGCCTTCTCTTTGTTCTCGTTGCTGCTCCTCTCGTCGTTGTCGCCCTGTGCGAAGGGCTGGGGGAGGAGCGGGGAGaaagggtgggggagggagggagcggatGACCTTTGTCTCGCGGCGCTACCGAAATCAACGAGAGAGGAACAGGGAAAGAGGGGAAAGCAAgtctgcgcgtgctggagcgTTTGCGTTCTCGGTTGGGCAAAACAGTCACACAACACCACCCGCACGCTGACAAGAAGAACTGAAAACGGAAAAGAAGGGGGAGcgaaaaaaggagagaaaacGCACAGGCGCCGAGTGTGAGCACGCGCAAGCGAATGTAAGACAGTTATATATCGAGAGAGACAGCAGGTGAGATAGAATGTGTTAGTGGGTAGGTTTGTGTAGATGATTGGTAAGGGcttctcctttctttttgtGCCTTGCGTTGAGGTGAGTGCCGTAatgagaggggggggagaggggggcaagGTTCAGATAAAATGTCtgggaagagaagagaggagaggagaggggagggaggggagtgggctGCAGCGTGCTTGTTGCTTCAAGTGAGGGCGTGTAGCAAATCTagcaaaacaacaacaaagaaacaAGCTATATGTATGGGTGTGTTTCTGGAGCCGGAGAAAGGCAGtaaaagaggagggggatgcagAGCGTACAATATACCGATTGCACGCAGTAttccgtcgtcgtcgtcgtcagaAGGCGATTCAAATTGAAGACGGAaaaccaacaacaacaacaacaaaggaaaCAAGAGAGGAAAAGGTACAGAAGAAACCAAAGAGAAGATGAGAGATGGAcaaaagggggggggagaaaaaaaagaaaacgtaagcgcacgtgtgcacaccCTCTGAAAGATAAGCGACCTGAGAAGAGGAAGTGGTAAAAatacaaaacaaaaaaggaaagagcgaaaggagggggaaagaGTTTAGGGTGAAAtaacgcacacacacagagagagacagagacagatAGATAGCggaggtgggagggaggaggagggaaaacaagaaaacaccggcacacagacaacgacggagagagagaggaaccGAAAGCGTGAGGATGCCGTacaaaggagaaaaaagaagagggaaGCAAGCCCACGTACACACGCTTACAAACTTTCTGGTTCAAGAGAGATGCCGAAAGGTAAGGGGAAAACGAATAAAGGATTTCGGAGAAGCGGGATGGAAAGAACGaagagctgctggaggtgtGTAACTAGTAACTACACCGCTACCACCGTTACGTCAGTGGAATAACCAGAAAGAGCGACGAACAAGTcggtgggtgggggaagggagggggctcTATGTATGGCtttcgtgtgtgtatgtatgtgctTGTTCCTCCAAGGAAAAGGtgcgttgttgttttcttttttgttgttgctgcgcaGTTCAcactctttttttcgttttggaCGTTCTCGAAAAAGGAATCCTACTCTTCGCCTTTGTTCTCTTGTCCGATGGAATCGCcgtgttttcttttggtATCTCGTAGGCCGACTCGCacgctgccctccctccttttcttttttgatatatatatagatgcTGATTTTTTGATGCCCTGTGAAGGACACGCAAGCAGCGcaatctctctctcctccctgtCCTCGTGCTTCGCTTGTAATGGTGGTGCTCACAGAGAGCGAACACTCCCACACAaacgggaaaaaaaagcaactCCAAGTCCaaggaaagagggagggatggggagCCCCGAGAAATTGACAGCGAAAATGCGAGAAAAGGCGCGACTCGAAGCGATGAAGTAGTGAGATGAGGGGctacgagagagagagagctatGAGCACACGTGAGATGTACAGTTACGCGGAGACAGCGAGTCAGAGTCGGGCAGAgccaaacacgcacacaggcgcggGCTCACAGACAGGCAGTCGTCAAAGCGTAGCTGTgacgcaagagagagaataGAAAACGCACAAGTTCTGTAAAGGTGAGAGAAGCCTGGTAGGTAAGAGTGG
Coding sequences within:
- a CDS encoding putative RNA-binding protein; this translates as MYFVAAAPSQVSPPGVIATSAHLPFDTPVKDMSISFSNSNSTAVSAAPPSYEAVALDPKGPRSQTNLFVRKLASAVTEDDMRKLFEQYGTIMSFALMRDIHTGESLGTAFVRYSTHDEARAAMAALDGRELYGRPISIQWAKREHDSTPCGDARRKIRKLFVRNIPLDVTARHLRQIFSKFGSINNVTLHSDTAPAAARDNGDNSRPASQMRNIAFILFQEDDVAEQAVSTLHNTCPFDSCDGIPLMVKLAEDNRDRIDRKQRFCESNVTNTTAKAFATVMMQSNHISTAASVSPLTVPLSTPASATLSPPTLSMDVSHNSPIFIHEGHAPSLPPSGQQTLPFTVSAPTTTATPMLHTTVDANGNTAYVYVSPSPNNGVAQQVVPASSAPGQYVIVSNGLQGFTGANRMVSQPSQSFYAAAAPPSVQQYYQTVTLPQVFAEAQGQPLQPQSNVFVPGYYSYSPHPQSSQQTPQQVPIFEMKAASTTHPLRTGAPVSKTASDLFQNQSPLQHQLAHAQPPFSVSQQLGSPGGVREPVSTTIFSATDSPVNGAINPTNTAPPRLHAPMTLVPHSTAAPPSADAEARGYSFFGPTRNGAHAATLMYEMPMPSMGPCIEDDDVPWGNICAKAPAAAGVLRSL